In Hamadaea flava, a genomic segment contains:
- a CDS encoding FAD-dependent oxidoreductase: MRRTAAIVGGGIGGLATAIGLIREGWAVTVFERADDLPKTGTGLGMWPSAMRALDQLGVGAAARAAGRPQANGHIRRDDGSLIATLDVERLARKQGEPVYLLSRPALLRVLAEAVPDGVVRFGDPVTDLGALRQAYPLVVVADGANSKARAALFPDHRLRYAGATVWRGVTDLELAAGGEFWGRGVKFGVTPQEPGKTNWYAVLTVPQGYRPADDLAELRGVFGDWPEPIPAILNRYAETEVLRHDLTYLDPPLPSYVSGDVVLIGDAAHAMTPDLGQGACQTLIDAAALADCLGSGDVAAGLARFDALRRKPTQKIAATAGRVSRLTQWRRGLWLRDLITRAALIPGPPA; this comes from the coding sequence ATGAGGAGAACAGCAGCGATCGTCGGCGGCGGCATCGGCGGCCTCGCCACCGCGATCGGACTGATCCGCGAAGGCTGGGCCGTCACCGTCTTCGAGCGGGCCGACGACCTGCCCAAGACCGGCACCGGACTCGGCATGTGGCCGTCGGCCATGCGGGCGCTCGACCAGCTCGGCGTCGGCGCGGCCGCTCGGGCCGCCGGCCGTCCGCAGGCCAACGGCCACATCCGGCGGGACGACGGCTCCCTGATCGCCACCCTCGACGTCGAACGGCTCGCCCGCAAGCAGGGCGAACCCGTCTACCTGCTGTCGCGGCCGGCGCTGCTGCGCGTGTTGGCCGAGGCGGTGCCGGACGGCGTGGTCCGCTTCGGCGACCCCGTCACCGATCTCGGTGCGCTGCGCCAGGCGTATCCCTTGGTGGTCGTCGCGGACGGCGCCAACAGCAAGGCCCGCGCGGCCCTCTTCCCGGACCACCGGTTGCGCTACGCCGGGGCCACGGTCTGGCGCGGCGTCACGGACCTCGAGCTGGCCGCGGGTGGCGAGTTCTGGGGGCGCGGCGTGAAGTTCGGCGTCACTCCGCAAGAGCCCGGCAAGACCAACTGGTACGCCGTGCTGACAGTGCCCCAAGGCTACCGGCCGGCAGACGACCTGGCCGAGTTGCGCGGCGTCTTCGGCGACTGGCCCGAGCCGATTCCCGCCATCCTGAACCGGTACGCGGAGACCGAGGTCCTGCGCCACGACCTCACGTATCTCGACCCGCCCCTGCCGTCCTACGTGTCCGGCGACGTGGTGCTGATCGGCGACGCCGCCCACGCGATGACCCCGGACCTCGGGCAGGGCGCGTGCCAGACGCTGATCGACGCGGCGGCGCTGGCCGACTGCCTGGGCTCTGGCGACGTCGCCGCTGGACTGGCCCGGTTCGACGCGCTGCGCCGCAAGCCGACGCAGAAGATCGCGGCCACGGCCGGGCGGGTCAGCCGCCTGACCCAGTGGCGACGGGGATTGTGGCTGCGCGACCTGATCACCAGGGCGGCCCTGATCCCCGGCCCGCCCGCCTGA
- a CDS encoding TetR/AcrR family transcriptional regulator, translated as MTDRRTLLLDAAIEVLGTRGLRQLTHRTVDAVAGLPEGSASNHFRTREALISGVLGRLVDRETELWGRLGGAQPLDAERFATAAGAMITELAGPGRAVTLARYAIFHEAAFNPDLQRRIAENRERLAAWGVPLVAALGSTEPERHYRMLLDLIDGLLLNQLASPTSSFDPATTIRTLLSAITPTPTTPAPSARS; from the coding sequence GTGACTGATCGCCGTACGCTGCTGCTCGACGCCGCGATCGAAGTGCTGGGCACCCGGGGACTCCGGCAGCTGACCCACCGGACGGTGGACGCGGTGGCCGGGCTGCCCGAGGGATCGGCGTCCAACCACTTCCGTACGCGGGAAGCCCTGATCAGCGGGGTGCTCGGTCGCCTGGTCGACCGGGAGACCGAACTGTGGGGCCGCCTGGGTGGTGCGCAGCCGTTGGACGCGGAGCGATTCGCGACCGCGGCCGGCGCGATGATCACGGAGCTGGCCGGTCCCGGCCGGGCCGTCACGCTCGCCCGGTACGCGATCTTCCACGAAGCGGCGTTCAACCCCGATCTTCAGCGGCGGATCGCGGAGAACCGGGAACGGCTCGCCGCCTGGGGAGTGCCCCTGGTCGCGGCGTTGGGCTCGACCGAGCCGGAACGGCATTACCGGATGCTGCTGGACCTGATCGACGGGCTGCTGCTGAACCAGCTCGCCAGCCCGACCTCCTCCTTCGACCCCGCCACCACCATCCGCACCCTCCTGTCGGCCATCACCCCCACCCCCACCACCCCCGCCCCGTCTGCGCGATCATGA
- a CDS encoding strictosidine synthase family protein has translation MRRRTMVAALAAAPLAGLLGGTPAQAGGATLPEVIDLPDGWNPEGIAVSGTHFYVGSIATGSIYRGSLLTGRGGVFIPGPADGHLIGLEIDRFNRIWACTGPNGGAIVYDGNTGAKLAEYQFGGGFVNDAIATEDAVYFTDSPSDQLFVVPLGRGGRLPDPSAAYAITLPGGLGEVDAFNNGIETTPDGRQLLIVQMVAGRLFAFDPRRGKATQVDLGGAGVLNGDGMIRRGRTLYICRNSDNIIAKFALGTDRAVLVDEITDPRLQVPATIALFGPYLYAVNARFDVDPAPDVTYNVVRLPA, from the coding sequence ATGCGCAGAAGGACGATGGTGGCCGCGCTGGCGGCCGCGCCGCTGGCCGGACTGCTCGGCGGGACGCCCGCCCAGGCCGGTGGCGCCACCCTGCCGGAGGTCATCGACCTGCCCGACGGCTGGAATCCCGAAGGGATCGCGGTCTCGGGTACTCACTTCTACGTCGGCTCCATCGCGACCGGCTCGATCTACCGGGGCAGCCTGCTGACCGGACGGGGTGGCGTGTTCATCCCGGGACCGGCCGACGGCCACCTGATCGGGCTGGAGATCGACCGCTTCAACCGGATCTGGGCCTGCACCGGCCCGAACGGCGGAGCGATCGTCTACGACGGGAACACCGGCGCGAAACTCGCCGAATACCAGTTCGGCGGCGGCTTTGTGAACGACGCGATCGCGACCGAGGACGCCGTCTATTTCACCGACTCCCCCAGCGACCAGCTCTTCGTGGTGCCACTCGGCCGGGGCGGCCGGCTGCCCGACCCGTCGGCGGCGTACGCGATCACGCTGCCGGGCGGGCTCGGCGAAGTGGACGCCTTCAACAACGGCATCGAGACCACGCCGGACGGGCGGCAGCTGCTCATCGTGCAGATGGTCGCCGGGCGGCTGTTCGCCTTCGACCCCCGGCGCGGCAAGGCCACCCAGGTCGACCTCGGCGGGGCCGGCGTCCTCAACGGCGACGGGATGATCCGCCGCGGCCGGACGCTCTACATCTGCCGCAACTCCGACAACATCATCGCGAAGTTCGCCCTCGGGACGGACCGGGCGGTGCTGGTCGACGAGATCACCGATCCGCGACTGCAGGTCCCGGCGACGATCGCGCTCTTCGGCCCCTACCTGTACGCCGTGAACGCCCGGTTCGACGTCGACCCGGCGCCGGACGTGACCTACAACGTCGTACGCCTCCCCGCCTAA
- a CDS encoding metallophosphoesterase family protein, with product MTPRYGPVRRVAVLADVHGNVPALRAVLAEPDVQAADLVVFPGDLTWGPEPQRTVDLVQALGDRAVCVRGNADRAVYELARQGRTPERERDFWMPQQHSAEAIDFLESFPFTVVVDVEGLGGVRFCHGSPRKDTECVTPETPEARYAELSAGVPEHVIVTGHTHLQFDRAVAGRRSVNSGSVGLPYHLGKPGTAYWALLGPDVALRSTRYDVQAAVQACVDTGDPRADVITRYLLTPPTPAEVTAHAEGLVFSD from the coding sequence ATGACACCCCGCTACGGACCGGTACGCCGAGTCGCCGTCCTCGCCGACGTCCACGGCAACGTCCCCGCCCTCCGGGCGGTGCTGGCAGAGCCGGACGTGCAAGCCGCCGACCTGGTGGTCTTCCCCGGCGATCTCACCTGGGGACCGGAACCGCAGCGGACGGTCGACCTCGTCCAGGCGCTCGGCGACCGGGCGGTGTGCGTACGCGGGAACGCCGATCGGGCGGTCTACGAACTGGCCCGCCAGGGGCGTACGCCGGAACGGGAGCGGGACTTCTGGATGCCCCAGCAGCATTCGGCCGAGGCGATCGACTTCCTGGAGTCCTTCCCGTTCACCGTCGTCGTCGACGTCGAAGGGCTGGGCGGCGTGCGGTTCTGCCACGGTTCGCCGCGCAAGGACACCGAATGCGTGACGCCGGAGACCCCCGAAGCCCGGTACGCCGAGCTGTCGGCCGGAGTCCCCGAGCATGTCATCGTCACCGGCCACACCCACCTCCAGTTCGACCGGGCGGTCGCCGGGCGGCGCAGCGTCAACTCCGGCAGCGTGGGCCTGCCCTACCACCTCGGCAAGCCGGGTACGGCGTACTGGGCGTTGCTCGGGCCGGACGTCGCCCTGCGGTCCACCCGGTACGACGTCCAGGCGGCGGTCCAGGCGTGTGTGGACACCGGCGACCCCCGCGCCGACGTGATCACCCGATACCTGCTCACCCCGCCGACTCCGGCCGAGGTCACCGCGCACGCCGAAGGGCTCGTCTTCAGCGACTGA